The following are encoded together in the Salvia hispanica cultivar TCC Black 2014 chromosome 6, UniMelb_Shisp_WGS_1.0, whole genome shotgun sequence genome:
- the LOC125195240 gene encoding F-box/kelch-repeat protein At3g23880-like, with the protein MARLDRFYSSANNQLKKTKATTHLQFQTQSFGEILDLPEEIIQDILLRLPVKSLLKSRCVSKSSNSLISSSRFVKSHLKHSAENANFANHKIIFTLLNPTYTLKQCSVNSLMCEPLVVAPNVDFPNQTPYSTVWVVGSCNGIICLAIDEDDVFMWNPATRKSKQLHSAVVKMKPGFYYSWGFGYCESEGDYKVVGLFCDYDDGGLRESVVKIYSLRADSWKRIGDFSFGVPYNKVKTVKGEEDCRRFQETDTSEKTIVTHRVVWTFHKC; encoded by the exons ATGGCGCGGTTAGATCGTTTCT ATTCATCCGCAAACAATCAATTGAAGAAAACCAAAGCCACTACCCACCTTCAATTTCAAACTCAATCCTTCGGAGAAATCTTGGATCTCCCTGAAGAAATCATCCAAGATATCCTCTTAAGGCTCCCCGTCAAATCCCTCTTGAAATCCAGGTGCGTTTCAAAATCGTCGAATTCCTTGATTTCCAGTTCTCGATTCGTCAAATCTCATCTGAAACACTCCGCGGAAAACGCGAATTTCGCCAATCACAAAATCATATTTACTCTTTTAAACCCTACCTATACCCTCAAGCAATGCTCCGTTAATTCGTTGATGTGCGAGCCTCTGGTCGTCGCGCCCAACGTTGACTTCCCTAACCAAACCCCGTATAGCACCGTTTGGGTTGTGGGCTCTTGCAATGGTATAATTTGCCTCGCCATTGATGAAGACGACGTCTTTATGTGGAACCCAGCTACGAGGAAATCGAAGCAGCTCCATTCTGCCGTCGTTAAAATGAAGCCTGGCTTTTACTACAGTTGGGGGTTTGGTTATTGCGAATCGGAGGGTGATTACAAGGTTGTGGGATTGTTCTGTGATTATGATGATGGAGGTCTGCGGGAGTCGGTTGTGAAGATTTATAGTCTGAGGGCTGATTCTTGGAAGAGAATTGGGGATTTCAGCTTTGGTGTTCCTTATAATAAGGTAAAAACAGTGAAGGGCGAAGAAGATTGTCGACGATTTCAAGAAACAGACACAAGTGAGAAAACTATTGTGACACATAGGGTAGTTTGGACATTTCATAAATGTTGA